One segment of Ziziphus jujuba cultivar Dongzao chromosome 12, ASM3175591v1 DNA contains the following:
- the LOC107428819 gene encoding alpha/beta hydrolase domain-containing protein VTE7, with protein MKMLNVTTSFVTMASEFTALRGFTVRSSSAGFPSFLPKEVDKIKDPFARKLATRIERLSVPVKFTENSIMTSCVRPLIKCKTSPVVLLHGFDSSCLEWRYTYPLLEDAGLETWAVDILGWGFSDLERLPSCDVASKRHHFYELWKSYIQKPMILVGPSLGAAVAIDFAVNHPEAVQKLVLIDASVYTEGTGNLATLPKWLAYAGVSLLKSIPLRLYVNFLAFNDISISTSLDWTNIGRLHCLLPWWEDATVDFMRSGGYKVGAQIEQVKQKTLIIWGEDDKIISNKLAVRLQCELPNATIRQIADCGHLPHVEKPREVAKLIEEFVQEDCSKELAYSSLV; from the exons ATGAAGATGCTAAACGTCACAACTAGTTTTGTAACCATGGCCTCAGAATTCACAGCTCTCCGAGGTTTCACAGTTCGGTCATCGTCCGCtggttttccttcttttcttccCAAAGAGGTTGACAAAATCAAAGACCCATTTGCTCGAAAGCTTGCTACACGGATTGAGAGGCTCTCTGTACCT GTCAAATTCACAGAGAATTCTATCATGACTAGTTGTGTGAGGCCATTGATAAAGTGCAAGACCAGTCCAGTGGTTCTTCTTCATGGTTTTGACAG TTCCTGCTTAGAATGGAGATACACTTATCCACTGCTTGAGGACGCTGGTTTGGAGACCTGGGCTGTTGACATTCTTGGTTGGGGCTTCTCTGATTTAG AAAGACTTCCATCATGTGATGTGGCCTCTAAGCGTCATCACTTTTATGAG CTTTGGAAGTCCTACATCCAAAAGCCAATGATATTGGTTGGACCAAGCCTTGGTGCTGCTGTTGCGATTGACTTTGCAGTAAACCATCCGGAAGCT GTTCAAAAGTTAGTTTTGATTGATGCAAGCGTGTATACAGAAGGCACAGGAAACCTAGCAACCTTGCCTAAATGGTTAGCTTATGCCGGA GTATCTTTATTAAAGAGCATCCCGCTGCGCTTATATGTAAATTTCTTGGCCTTCAATGACATATCAATCAGTACGAGCTTAGATTGGACAAAC ATTGGTCGCTTGCATTGTTTGCTCCCATGGTGGGAGGATGCAACTGTTGATTTCATGAGGAGTGGGGGTTATAAAGTTGGTGCTCAGATTGAACAG GTAAAGCAGAAAACGCTTATCATATGGGGGGAGGATGACAAGATCATCAGCAACAAGCTTGCAGTG AGATTGCAGTGCGAACTGCCAAATGCAACCATACGCCAAATTGCAGATTGTGGTCACCTTCCTCATGTGGAAAAGCCAAGAGAAGTAGCCAAGTTGATTGAAGAATTTGTTCAAGAAGATTGCTCAAAAGAGCTTGCATACAGTTCACTAGTCTGA
- the LOC107428820 gene encoding uncharacterized protein LOC107428820: protein MDHQHQREGSPPQSGTPAQGSRIFNVFFVFIAIFAMIVLPSRSSPLNNLAILHQVPEGHVGAYWRGGALLKTITDPGFHFKMPVITHFEPVQVTIQTDQVRNIPCGTKGGVMITFEKIEVVNRLRKDYVYETLLNYGVQYDNTWIYDKIHHEINQFCSSHTLQQVYIDVFDQIDEKMKDALQGDCTRYAPGIEIISVRVTKPTIPESVRRNFEQMEEERTKVLIAMEKQRVIEKEAETQKKIAFSDAEKNAGVSKILMEQKLTEKESARQQQEIENQMYIAREKSLADADYYRVIKEAESNDLKLTPQFLELKFIEAIADNTKIFFGEKVPNMILDQRLLGSFLQEVSKEVSKEVSGEGVSRK from the exons ATGGATCACCAGCATCAGAGAGAAGGATCACCTCCACAGTCTGGGACTCCGGCTCAAGGCTCCCgcatttttaatgttttcttcGTTTTCATCGCCATCTTCGCCATG ATAGTGCTTCCATCAAGATCATCTCCGTTAAATAACTTAGCCATTTTGCACCAAGTCCCCGAAGGTCATGTCGGGGCATATTGGAGAGGAGGTGCCCTTCTGAAAACAATTACAGATCCAG GTTTTCATTTCAAAATGCCTGTCATTACCCATTTTGAGCCTGTTCAAGTGACCATTCAGACAGACCAG GTGAGGAATATTCCATGTGGTACTAAAGGAGGTGTCATGATTACTTTTGAAAAGATAGAG GTTGTCAACCGGCTTCGGAAGGATTATGTGTATGAAACACTTTTAAACTACGGTGTGCAATATGACAACACATGGATATATGATAAGATTCATCATGAAATCAATCAATTCTGTAGCTCTCATACTCTTCAACAAGTATATATTGATGTATTTGATCAG ATTGATGAGAAGATGAAAGACGCTCTTCAGGGTGATTGTACACGTTATGCTCCAGGTATTGAAATTATCAGTGTTCGTGTTACAAAGCCTACAATCCCAGAAAGTGTAAGACGTAACTTTGAACAGATGGAGGAGGAACGCACAAAG GTCTTAATTGCAATGGAGAAACAAAGGGTAATTGAGAAAGAGGCTGAGACTCAGAAAAAAATTGCTTTCAGTGATGCAGAGAAAAATGCAGGTGTCAGTAAGATTCTCATGGAACAAAAGTTGACGGAGAAGGAAAGTGCCCGGCAGCAGCAAGAAATTGAAAACCAGATGTATATTGCCCGGGAAAAGAGCCTGGCAGATGCTGATTACTACCG GGTAATCAAGGAAGCTGAATCCAACGACTTGAAGCTTACACCCCAGTTTCTCGAGCTTAAATTCATCGAGGCTATTGCtgataatacaaaaattttctttggaGAAAAG GTGCCTAATATGATCTTGGATCAGAGATTGCTAGGCAGCTTTCTACAAGAAGTTTCCAAAGAGGTGTCAAAAGAAGTGTCTGGAGAGGGAGTATCACGCAAGTAA
- the LOC107409882 gene encoding ureide permease 1, with protein sequence MASFTDLSGIFSLITLPTERIFLSGLTMYVIESKGGAIVCMLLALFFLGTWPAIMTLLERRGRLPQHTYLDYSITNLLAAVIIALSFGEIGKSTPETPNFLVQLSQDNWPSVLFAMAGGIVLSLGNLSTQYAWAFVGLSVTEVITSSITVVIGTTMNYFLDDKINRAEILFPGVACFLIAVCLGSAVHSSNAADNKTKLKTLSSDQKAEVKYVSFGYCQPFDRDSHISTFPDKDVEDGIASTEKAKAGTADFLVQLEKRRAIKVFGKGTFIGLAITFFAGICFSLFSPAFNLATNDQWKTLKEGVPHLAVYTAFFYFSVSCFVIAIILNVTFLYRPVLNLPRTSFTAYVNDWNGRGWALLAGLLCGFGNGLQFMGGQAAGYAAADAVQALPLVSTFWGILLFGEYRRSSRRTYILLVSMLFMFIVAVAILMASSGHRK encoded by the exons ATGGCTTCTTTTACT GATCTTTCTGGTATCTTTTCTTTGATTACTTTACCAACTGAGAGGATTTTTTTGAGTGGGTTGACAATGTACGTGATAGAGAGCAAAGGAGGTGCCATCGTATGCATGCTACTTGCCTTGTTCTTCTTGGGAACATGGCCTGCAATCATGACCCTCCTGGAAAGACGAGGACGGCTTCCACAGCATACTTACCTCGATTATTCAATCACTAATCTCTTGGCTGCTGTGATTATTGCTTTATCATTTGGTGAGATAGGCAAGAGCACACCTGAGACACCAAATTTTCTAGTTCAGCTCTCTCAA GATAATTGGCCCTCTGTTTTGTTTGCAATGGCAGGAGGGATAGTCCTCAGCCTTGGAAATCTCTCCACTCAGTATGCTTGGGCTTTTGTTGGTTTATCAGTTACAGAAGTAATCACTTCAAGTATAACAGTTGTTatag GTACAACCATGAATTACTTTTTGGATGACAAAATTAATAGAGCTGAGATCCTCTTCCCTGGTGTGGCATGCTTCTTGATTGCTGTTTGTCTTGGATCTGCTGTTCACTCATCCAATGCAGCTGATAATAAAACAAAGCTTAAAACTTTGTCAAGTGACCAGAAAGCTGAAGTGAAGTATGTTTCTTTTGGTTATTGCCA ACCTTTTGACAGGGATTCACATATTTCCACATTTCCAGATAAAG ATGTGGAGGATGGAATTGCTTCTACTGAGAAGGCAAAGGCTGGAACTGCAGATTTCCTTGTACAGCTTGAGAAAAGAAGAGCAATTAAG GTGTTTGGGAAAGGCACTTTCATTGGACTAGCTATAACGTTCTTTGCTGGAATTTGCTTCTCTCTGTTTTCACCAGCATTCAACTTGGCAACAAATGATCAGTGGAAAACTTTGAAGGAAGGGGTTCCTCACTTGGCTGTCTATACTGCATTTTTCTACTTCTCGGTGTCCTGTTTCGTCATTGCTATAATTCTAAACGTCACTTTCCTATACCGCCCTGTGCTGAATTTACCCAGAACATCATTCACGGCTTACGTGAATGATTGGAATGGCAGAGGCTGGGCACTATTGGCTGGTCTCCTGTGTGGCTTTGGCAATGGTCTCCAGTTTATGGGAGGTCAAGCCGCAGGGTATGCAGCAGCAGATGCTGTTCAG GCCCTTCCCCTAGTAAGCACCTTTTGGGGAATCCTTTTGTTTGGGGAATATCGAAGATCGTCAAGACGAACATATATATTACTTGTCAGTATGTTGTTTATGTTCATAGTGGCTGTTGCGATTCTTATGGCATCATCAGGGCATCGAAAATGA
- the LOC107428809 gene encoding protein root UVB sensitive 3, with product MEDVSSSSLSSSSIIVEEWNGSSSIKLSKTATVTASPSLSILRSSSRFQHIWRRILEAFVPEGFPTSVTPDYVRFQVWDLLQGLSTYIRTMLSTQALLSAIGVGEKSATVIGATFQWFLRDLTGMVGGILFTFYQGSNLDSNAKMWRLVADLMNDLGMLMDLISPLYPSAFVYVVCLGSLSRSFTGVASGATRAALTQHFALQNNAADISAKEGSQETVATMIGMALGMLFARATTGHPLAIWFCFLSLTFFHMYANYKAVQCLALTSLNPQRSSIVLQHFMETGQVLTPKQVSRMEHILPVWAFSPSLKNSKLIYKRIRLGVRVSSLNHLELTDLLHNAGSHYRKAKYLLVETKGTIKVIVHKNSIAADVLQSFVHAHVMASLMDKSRSLQTESQSWMDRQYETFLQKLKSSGWKTERLLSPSIMWKANWISGPMDEKID from the exons ATGGAAGAtgtatcatcatcatcattatcatcttcaAGTATTATAGTGGAAGAGTGGAATGGGTCATCTTCCATCAAGCTCTCTAAAACTGCCACTGTTACAGCCTCTCCTTCACTCTCCATCCTAAG ATCCAGTAGCCGTTTCCAACATATTTGGAGGCGAATTCTTGAAGCGTTTGTACCAGAG GGTTTTCCAACTAGTGTTACTCCAGATTATGTCCGTTTTCAAGTCTGGGATTTATTGCAG GGCCTTTCAACTTATATAAGGACCATGCTTTCTACTCAA GCTCTGCTCAGTGCAATTGGGGTTGGTGAGAAATCGGCCACTGTGATTGGTGCCACTTTTCAG TGGTTTTTGAGGGACTTAACCGGAATGGTTGGAGGTATTTTATTCACATTCTACCAG GGCTCAAATCTAGATAGCAATGCAAAAATGTGGCGCCTAGTTGCAGATCTCATGAATGATCTTG GAATGTTGATGGATCTCATTTCTCCTCTTTATCCTTCGGCATTTGTGTATGTGGTTTGTTTAGGGAGCCTATCAAGATCATTCA CCGGTGTCGCAAGTGGAGCCACTAGAGCTGCTTTGACACAACATTTTGCTCTTCAGAACAATGCTGCAGATATATCTGCCAAG GAAGGAAGTCAAGAGACAGTAGCAACAATGATTGGCATGGCACTGGGTATGCTTTTTGCCCGTGCCACTACAGGGCACCCACTTGCTATTTGGTTTTGTTTCCTGTCTCTCACCTTCTTCCATATGTATG CAAATTACAAAGCTGTGCAGTGCCTTGCTCTAACTTCATTAAACCCTCAAAGGAGCTCAATTGTTTTGCAACATTTCATGGAGACCGGCCAAG TTCTCACTCCTAAACAGGTATCTAGGATGGAGCATATATTACCTGTATGGGCATTTTCGCCGAGCTTGAAGAATTCTAAGTTAATATATAAGCGAATACGCTTAGGTGTGAGGGTTTCTTCACTCAATCACCTGGAACT GACGGACCTGTTGCACAATGCGGGATCTCATTATAGAAAAG CTAAGTACTTGTTAGTGGAGACAAAAGGAACTATCAAAGTTATTGTGCATAAAAATTCTATTGCAGCTGATGTTTTGCAGTCATTTGTTCATGCTCATGTTATGGCATCTCTTATGGATAAAAGCAGATCTTTGCAAACTGAAAGCCAATCATGGATGGATAGACAGTATGAAACTTTTCTTCAGAAG CTAAAGTCATCGGGTTGGAAAACAGAACGACTTCTATCACCTTCAATCATGTGGAAGGCAAATTGGATTTCTGGACCTATGGATGAAAAGATTgattag